GGGCCAGTCGCGCCAATCCTTGCTGTCCGGGTTCTTGCAGTAACGGGCATAGTAATTGGTCACAAAACGATTGCGATCGCCCCAGATGGTCTGAAAGGCACCCGGCCAGGGGTTCTGAATGCAGATATTGCCCGCCTTACCGGCGCCCTGGGGAAGGATATTCCCGTCTTCATCGAAGATAATTGGATGGATGCCCGGCATGCCTGGGCCGGCGCTGCCCGGTTTCATCGGGGTGAGGGCGGGCAGCGTGCTGCAGAGGAATCCTCCGGTTTCGGTCTGCCACCAGGTATCCACGATGATCGCTTCGCCTTTGCCGACCTCCTTGTGGTACCATTTCCATACCTCGGGTTCGATGGGCTCGCCGACTGTGGTCATGTGTTTGAAATGATAATTGTATTTGGCTGGTTCGTCCGGTCCGATTTTCCGCAGGGCACGAATGGCGGTGGGAGCGGTGTGGAAGATATTCACGTCCAGATCCTGAGCGATGCGCCACGGCCGTCCCGCATCCGGGAACGTGGGCACGCCTTCGTAAATCACGCTCGAGGCGCAAATGGCCAACGGTCCGTAAACGATGTAGGAGTGTCCGGTGATCCAGCCGATGTCTGCCATGCACCAGTAGACATCTTCGGGATGGATATCCTGCACATACTTTGAAGTGCCGGCCACATAGGCGAGGTAACCTCCGGTGCTGTGCTGGCACCCCTTGGGTTTGCCGGTGGTCCCACTGGTGTACATCAGGAACAATGGCGCTTCAGCCGGCATCGGGACCGGTTCCACGCGCGCGCCGTAGAAATCCTTGAGTACCCCGTTGACGAAATAATCACGCCCTTCCACCATCGTAGTCGGAGAGGAGTTTTTGCCGGGATAGCGTTGCCACACCAGAACCTTATCCACCTTTTGCCCGGCCTTGGCGGCATGTTCGACGGCCACATCCGCGTTCTTTTTATGATCGATCAGGCTGCCGCTACGATAGTAGGCATCCATGGTGATCAGGACATGGCTGCCCGAATCGATGATACGGTCGGCGCACGCCGTTCCGCTGAATCCGCCGAAAACCTGGGAATGGATTACGCCGAGACGCGCACAGGCCAGCATGGTGATGGGCAACTCCGGAACCATGGGCATATGCAAAGTGACCCGGTCGCCTGCCTTCAGGCCGCAAAAATCCCTGAGCAGGGCAGCGAACTCATTCACCCGCACAAACAGATCCTGGTAGGTAATATGCTCGTATTTTTCCTCGATGGGTTCCGGCACGAAATGGATAGCGGTCTTGTTTTTGTTTTTCGCCAGATGTCGATCGATACAGTTGTAGCTGGCGTTGATCTTGCCACCCACAAACCACTTCCAACACGGCGCATCGCTGGTGTCGAGCATGGTGTGCCAATACTCGTACCAGTCCAGCATATCGGCGTACTCCTTGAAGCAGTTTGGAAAATTATCCAGGCTGAAACGTTGGTAAATCGATGGATCGGTCATGTTGGCTTGGGCAATGAACTGCGGGGAAGGATGGTAATAGTCTTCCTCCTGCCAATGTACGGCAATTTCGGCCTCCGAAGTTTCGACGATTTCCTTTTCTGTCATGTTGCACACCCCTTGATTCAAATTATTGATTTAAAATTGGGCCACTGCCATCCACGGGTGAAAAAACAGTGCGTTGATTGCATCACCAGGCATGACCACCGCCCCTGACAGCACCGAATTGAATGAAGTCTTATCGCCTCCTTTCCCAATTGCGCCATTGGCTGAATTATTGCTGTTCTAATCTACATAAGGATCGTATGGACGTGGAACGGAAGTGCAGTTGTAGATCTGTTATCGAGGAAGAGAGCTGCCAGGCCTGTGAGAAGAGAGCTTACTGCCGGCCTTTGATGTGTTCGGCACAAAAGCCTTCCTCGTTCATCTACGAATACCTCGTTCAAAAACCTGAAAGGCACGATCGACCAAGGGACCGAGCTGGACGACATCCGGCTCGCTTCCGGTCGTACCCTTTTCCCAAAGCACGATGCCATAAAACGTCGACCAGATCGTTTTGGCCAAACCTTCCGGAGACCAGTCCATGCAGGTTCCCTCTTCGATGGCCTTTTCGAATATCGATGAAATTTTGCCCAAGGCCGTACCACTCAATTTGTCTATCTCAGCCTTGAGTTCCGGACTCAGCGCGTTAATCGTGTCATTGGATTGCAAATAAAACAAATTGGTAAGAATCGATGGATCAAATTCGTACACATCTAACAGGGCTTTTTTCAGTTGCACAATTTTTTCGAATGGTGTCAATTGCTTGTCGTCGTTCAAATGTTCCATTCGGATCAACAGGTATTCGAGCACGCGCAACGAGAGCGAAACGCACAGTTCATCCTTGCTTCTGAAATAGAGATACAGGGTGCCAGGGCTGAGCTCGGCCTCGTTGGCAATATCTTCCATGGTGGCGCGTCCGAACCCCTTGTTTGCAAAAATCCGCTTGGCCGCCACCATGATCTGTTGCCTGCGGCGCTCTTTTTCGCGCTCTTTTCGCTCTTGAATGCCCATTTTATGAATCTCATTTATTTCATATTTTTGTTTTATTTTCTTTATCATTATTTTGTCAACATCTTTTTCTTCATTTTTTTATTTCCAACCATTTTATGTTGTTATGAACATCCCATCCTTCTGCAACGGCTTTGTTAGCCTGTCCGTCCATTGAAAATGCTGGTTTTCGGACCACTCGAAGTTCTGGGTCAATCGCAGCCAGGATCCTGTATTTTGTGAAATTTTGGTTTCAATTTCTTTAACTTGCTCAGGGATTACGGGCGGGCATAAAGCCCACCCCTACGAAGTTGGGCTGTAATGCAGGCATTTTTCATAGACGGGCGTCGTAGGGGCGGAATTTAACCCCGCCCATATGGAAACCTGATCGCCATAGGCTAGTGCCCATCCACAAATGACCAATTGGCCCGATATCGGCGTTGCGCGAAAAATTCAATCCTCGGAATATCGACCATATGCCTGCGGTTAAATTTCCCGCGCGCCTTGATCTCGACCCAATTTGCCTATTTGTGGACGGACACTATGCTAACGGATTGAATTTTATATACCAACAAACAGAGGCGGATCAGTCTTGTTTGATAATTGGTTCCAGAAGTGACGCCATGGTGTTAGATTCAGCCAGTCTATGGGCACTCTTGAGTCTTTCCTTTAAATCGTCGAGCGTCGTGAAATTGATGTGTAAGCTATAGGATGGATGTTCGAAGTGTGGTGACGGATGGAGTTGGATGCCGTTGGGGACCTTCAGGGCTTTGATGGATTGGGCATAACGTTGCTCATAAGCGCTGATTGCCGGATAACGCCGCCGCCTTAAGAATTGACGGATCTGATTGGACACCTTGGGGCGGTCGCATTCGATATCGTCCATTCGATGCCCGGCAAGCACATCCGTCAGCAGCTGGGATATGTCGGTTCTTTCTCGATGAACAATGGCCTGAACCCACTCCAGCACCTCGCGCTGACGGCTCAGGCTCAGCTGCATTTTCAAAAAAAATTCAGCCAGCGCTTGAGCACCGTCGTTATCCCCCATTTCGTGAAGTTCGATGGCCGTAGGGAGTGCGATGGTTCCTTCGATCAGCCCGCGCTGCAATCTCTCATTCATGCAACCCACTCTGTTAAGTTTGCCTACAAGGTCATCATTGAGTTTGAAGCCGATCGACGCCAGCAGATCAAAGGTCTCCGTGCGGCCGGCATCCGTTCGTTCAACCAAGGCAGCAGCGCGGGCCATTTCGACCACGTTCAGGGGGCGGTGGAGATTGTCGGCTATGGCCATCACGGTACAGCGATGGACCGGCGCATCGGGTGGCAGGCAATGTGCCTGGATCACATCCCAACCCAGTTCCTGGCAGGCCTCGACACGCGCAAAACCGCTCACAATGACGAATCGGGGCGTATTTGATGCCAAGACGGGTGAAGCATCGGTTTTTGAAAGTAACAGAGGCGGGTGCAACAGGCCTATCTGCCGGATGGAGGCCTTTAACCGATCGGTCAGGCTGTCCGTGCTGATTCGAAACGTCGAATCAGCACGGTCGATTTGAGCCAGTTCGATGCACCTGCATTCAAATCCCATAGGTCGTGCCGGTGATGGCCTGCAATGCTTCCAAATACTTTTTGCGGGTATTGGCAATCACATCCTCGGGAAGATGCGGCGCTGGCGGTTGTTTGTTCCATTTTATGGAATCGAGGTAGTCCCGCAAATACTGCTTGTCGAAGCTGGGCTGAGGACCACCGGGGGCATACTGGTTGCTCGGCCAGAAACGGCTCGAATCGGGTGTCAGCACTTCGTCGATCAAGATGAGGTTCCCGTCGACGATGCCGAATTCAAATTTCGTGTCGGCAATGATGATGCCTTTTTCAAGAGCCAATCGGGCCCCCTTTTTATAGATGGCGAGCGATACGTCGCGGACCTTTTCGGCCATTGATCTGCCCACCCGCCGGGCGGCCTCTTCGAAATCGATGTTGATATCGTGAACCCCTACCTCCTCCTTGGTGGAGGGCGTAAAAATAGGTTCGGGCAGTCGGTCGGACTCCTTGAGGCCGGCAGGCAGTCCTATCCCACAAACGCTCTGCTCTTTCTGGTATGATTTCCAGCCAGAACCGGAAATATATCCCCGTACCACGCACTCGAT
This Desulfatitalea tepidiphila DNA region includes the following protein-coding sequences:
- the acs gene encoding acetate--CoA ligase, encoding MTEKEIVETSEAEIAVHWQEEDYYHPSPQFIAQANMTDPSIYQRFSLDNFPNCFKEYADMLDWYEYWHTMLDTSDAPCWKWFVGGKINASYNCIDRHLAKNKNKTAIHFVPEPIEEKYEHITYQDLFVRVNEFAALLRDFCGLKAGDRVTLHMPMVPELPITMLACARLGVIHSQVFGGFSGTACADRIIDSGSHVLITMDAYYRSGSLIDHKKNADVAVEHAAKAGQKVDKVLVWQRYPGKNSSPTTMVEGRDYFVNGVLKDFYGARVEPVPMPAEAPLFLMYTSGTTGKPKGCQHSTGGYLAYVAGTSKYVQDIHPEDVYWCMADIGWITGHSYIVYGPLAICASSVIYEGVPTFPDAGRPWRIAQDLDVNIFHTAPTAIRALRKIGPDEPAKYNYHFKHMTTVGEPIEPEVWKWYHKEVGKGEAIIVDTWWQTETGGFLCSTLPALTPMKPGSAGPGMPGIHPIIFDEDGNILPQGAGKAGNICIQNPWPGAFQTIWGDRNRFVTNYYARYCKNPDSKDWRDWPYLTGDAAVEAKDGYYRILGRIDDVINVSGHRLGTKEIESAALVVPEVAEAAVVPVAHEIKGREPDLYIALKPGFSASDALAKKISDAICNEIGKIAKPRKVWIVRDMPKTRSGKIMRRVLGAISNRKDVGDVTTLANPDVVEEIQQMVK
- a CDS encoding TetR/AcrR family transcriptional regulator, whose translation is MGIQERKEREKERRRQQIMVAAKRIFANKGFGRATMEDIANEAELSPGTLYLYFRSKDELCVSLSLRVLEYLLIRMEHLNDDKQLTPFEKIVQLKKALLDVYEFDPSILTNLFYLQSNDTINALSPELKAEIDKLSGTALGKISSIFEKAIEEGTCMDWSPEGLAKTIWSTFYGIVLWEKGTTGSEPDVVQLGPLVDRAFQVFERGIRR
- a CDS encoding ParB/RepB/Spo0J family partition protein, translated to MGFECRCIELAQIDRADSTFRISTDSLTDRLKASIRQIGLLHPPLLLSKTDASPVLASNTPRFVIVSGFARVEACQELGWDVIQAHCLPPDAPVHRCTVMAIADNLHRPLNVVEMARAAALVERTDAGRTETFDLLASIGFKLNDDLVGKLNRVGCMNERLQRGLIEGTIALPTAIELHEMGDNDGAQALAEFFLKMQLSLSRQREVLEWVQAIVHRERTDISQLLTDVLAGHRMDDIECDRPKVSNQIRQFLRRRRYPAISAYEQRYAQSIKALKVPNGIQLHPSPHFEHPSYSLHINFTTLDDLKERLKSAHRLAESNTMASLLEPIIKQD
- a CDS encoding phosphoribosylaminoimidazolesuccinocarboxamide synthase; this translates as MVMETEIKTLNLVKRGKVRDIFDLGDALLMVASDRISAFDVVMPEIVPDKGKILNLISLYWFDIMSDLVPNHVITGDVKAFPESCRPYADLLAGRSMLVKKCEPLPIECVVRGYISGSGWKSYQKEQSVCGIGLPAGLKESDRLPEPIFTPSTKEEVGVHDINIDFEEAARRVGRSMAEKVRDVSLAIYKKGARLALEKGIIIADTKFEFGIVDGNLILIDEVLTPDSSRFWPSNQYAPGGPQPSFDKQYLRDYLDSIKWNKQPPAPHLPEDVIANTRKKYLEALQAITGTTYGI